A part of Crassostrea angulata isolate pt1a10 chromosome 5, ASM2561291v2, whole genome shotgun sequence genomic DNA contains:
- the LOC128185979 gene encoding uncharacterized protein LOC128185979, whose product MIRAFFAAGILLMGHDTLGLSGHVCKRERAETYMTSYNQAFLCQERYTTSCGHLDWRRCTRYRVQTCYTPRERYAVRYHVVETCCPGWSDDGTGACNIAYCGSPCKNEGTCSAVEGTPTCVCQDGYHGDHCQHERNYWDVWQTVVAILCGILVVMVTAITVYVYRRNRKTKRTRITPVLRSQGHTAGVISPTGVPAGVISPTGVPAGVISPTGVPAGVISPTGVPVGVISPTGVPVQAPDLPHLPSHVMRTATGRAFPHPWGPQVVLPSAPMDCSET is encoded by the exons ATGATCAGAGCTTTCTTCGCCGCCGGGATCTTGTTAATGGGACATGATACATTGGGTCTCTCCGG TCATGTTTGCAAACGAGAGAGAGCGGAAAcgtatatgacgtcatataaccAGGCCTTCCTTTGTCAGGAAAGGTACACAACAAGCTGTGGACACCTGGACTGGAGAAGGTGCACGCGCTACAG GGTACAGACGTGCTACACCCCCCGAGAGAGGTACGCTGTGAGGTATCACGTGGTCGAGACCTGCTGCCCCGGATGGAGTGATGATGGTACTGGGGCGTGCAATATAG CCTACTGTGGATCTCCCTGTAAGAATGAGGGCACCTGCTCCGCTGTCGAGGGAACGCCCACCTGTGTCTGTCAGGATGGTTACCATGGCGACCACTGTCAACATG AGAGGAACTATTGGGACGTCTGGCAGACAGTTGTCGCCATTCTCTGTGGAATACTTGTTGTCATGGTAACAGCAATCACAGTATATGTCTACCGACGGAATAGAAAAAC AAAGAGGACCAGAATCACTCCCGTCCTACGGTCGCAAGGACACACAGCCGGAGTTATCTCCCCCACAGGAGTTCCGGCCGGAGTTATCTCCCCCACAGGAGTCCCAGCCGGAGTTATCTCCCCCACAGGAGTCCCAGCCGGAGTTATCTCCCCCACTGGAGTCCCGGTCGGAGTTATCTCCCCCACAGGAGTCCCGGTTCAAGCTCCTGACCTACCACACCTCCCTAGTCACGTGATGCGGACTGCCACCGGGCGTGCCTTTCCCCACCCCTGGGGACCCCAAGTGGTACTCCCCTCTGCTCCGATGGACTGTTCAGAGACATGA
- the LOC128186294 gene encoding uncharacterized protein LOC128186294 isoform X1 has protein sequence MRRTRQMFRERASSIKACPISLAHAHLKILSVCSIPNVKRLWCMMDVRYLHTGSQHQEQIQTQYEVGVQANVFGNMCESSPILMPGQQVQHPAMLGLSAFEQAEVVLTGYRDCAAEAIRYLVEEERFAMDDPLVIGLRKHLYEQQRALNIHRILSNLENNPYYDDEIDNTYLDDSGIGETSIGGNDSSMEGSTPSETDSDFLPSGNISNVTPEVDRDAIVSLAEEILSLIELGEEPEEDTDGCPPVDTDDYLMQ, from the exons ATGCGCCGCACGCGACAGATGTTCCGCGAACGCGCGTCTTCCATCAAAGCTTGTCCCATTTCATTGGCTCACGCGCATCTAAAAATTCTCTCCGTTTGCAGCATACCAAATGTAAAGAGACTTTGGTGTATGATGGATGTAAGATATCTACACACG GGTTCTCAGCATCAAGAGCAGATTCAAACGCAGTACGAGGTCGGCGTCCAGGCTAATGTATTTG GTAACATGTGTGAGAGCAGTCCAATACTGATGCCGGGACAACAGGTGCAACATCCGGCCATGCTGGGATTGTCTGCCTTTGAACAAGCGGAAGTAGTTTTGACcggatacagagactgcgcagCGGAAGCTATACGCTATCTGGTGGAGGAGGAACGCTTTGCAATGGACGACCCGTTAGTGATAGGGCTACGCAAACATTTATACGAGCAGCAACGAGCTCTAAATATACACAGGATTCTCTCCAACTTAGAGAacaatccgtattatgacgatGAGATAGACAATACCTACCTTGATGATTCAGGGATAGGAGAGACCTCTATTGGGGGAAATGACTCAAGCATGGAGGGTTCCACTCCTAGTGAAACCGACTCAGATTTTCTGCCGAGTGGAAACATTAGCAATGTGACACCTGAAGTTGATCGTGACGCCATTGTGTCACTTGCAGAGGAAATTCTGTCTCTTATAGAACTCGGCGAGGAACCGGAAGAGGATACGGACGGGTGTCCACCAGTAGATACTGACGATTACTTGATGCAATAA
- the LOC128186294 gene encoding uncharacterized protein LOC128186294 isoform X2, with product MTLFKQGSQHQEQIQTQYEVGVQANVFGNMCESSPILMPGQQVQHPAMLGLSAFEQAEVVLTGYRDCAAEAIRYLVEEERFAMDDPLVIGLRKHLYEQQRALNIHRILSNLENNPYYDDEIDNTYLDDSGIGETSIGGNDSSMEGSTPSETDSDFLPSGNISNVTPEVDRDAIVSLAEEILSLIELGEEPEEDTDGCPPVDTDDYLMQ from the exons ATGACCTTATTTAAACAG GGTTCTCAGCATCAAGAGCAGATTCAAACGCAGTACGAGGTCGGCGTCCAGGCTAATGTATTTG GTAACATGTGTGAGAGCAGTCCAATACTGATGCCGGGACAACAGGTGCAACATCCGGCCATGCTGGGATTGTCTGCCTTTGAACAAGCGGAAGTAGTTTTGACcggatacagagactgcgcagCGGAAGCTATACGCTATCTGGTGGAGGAGGAACGCTTTGCAATGGACGACCCGTTAGTGATAGGGCTACGCAAACATTTATACGAGCAGCAACGAGCTCTAAATATACACAGGATTCTCTCCAACTTAGAGAacaatccgtattatgacgatGAGATAGACAATACCTACCTTGATGATTCAGGGATAGGAGAGACCTCTATTGGGGGAAATGACTCAAGCATGGAGGGTTCCACTCCTAGTGAAACCGACTCAGATTTTCTGCCGAGTGGAAACATTAGCAATGTGACACCTGAAGTTGATCGTGACGCCATTGTGTCACTTGCAGAGGAAATTCTGTCTCTTATAGAACTCGGCGAGGAACCGGAAGAGGATACGGACGGGTGTCCACCAGTAGATACTGACGATTACTTGATGCAATAA
- the LOC128185538 gene encoding uncharacterized protein LOC128185538: MEFSQRTSGRLFLVSLASLAYSCYQEAFSGFSGAAVVNASYFTFSTQSLLFCARRCRLQRKCLSFNFDVNNGECYLNLRSQVTPGTELQGGSPLQSFDISLWSETLLQMGSCRNHSCRKDLVCSEEGKYSYRCLTDTKCQWNKGCTSCIRGSGQSIQTLGVEDVNYVPIGCYKAPGGNIGFLDFVDMRGNIDWLDMEATIRKCATETKTRGFSYFGIEFYAECYMRNTTLELSYQQVTAGSCETDCVWGVGRDNVLYFYQIV; the protein is encoded by the exons ATGGAATTCTCACAACGTACTAGCGGCAGACTTTTTCTggtttctttagcatccttggcCTATTCTTGCTATCAGGAGGCGTTCTCCGGCTTTTCCGGAGCTGCTGTTGTGaatgcatcatattttacattttctacTCAAAGTCTTCTATTCTGTGCAAGGCGCTGTAGACTTCAGAGAAAATGTCTCTCCTTTAACTTTGACGTAAACAATGGAGAGTGCTACCTTAATTTAAGAAGTCAAGTGACACCGGGGACAGAACTGCAGGGAGGGAGTCCTCTACAGTCCTTCGATATCAGTCTCTGGAGTGAA ACACTTCTGCAGATGGGGAGCTGTAGAAACCACAGTTGTAGGAAGGACTTGGTCTGTAGCGAGGAGGGAAAATACTCCTACCGATGTTTGACTGACACCAAGTGTCAATGGAATAAGGGCTGCACCAGCTGTATACGAG GTTCCGGTCAGTCTATTCAGACACTGGGTGTTGAAGACGTTAATTATGTTCCTATTGGTTGTTATAAAGCACCGGGAGGTAACATCGGATTTCTAGATTTCGTGGACATGCGCGGTAATATCGACTGGTTGGATATGGAGGCGACCATCCGGAAATGTGCTACCGAAACAAAAACCAGAGGATTCTCTTACTTTGGGATTGAGTTCTATGCCGAATGTTACATGAGAAACACCACTTTAGAGTTGTCCTATCAACAGGTGACCGCGGGCAGTTGCGAGACGGATTGTGTTTGGGGGGTAGGGAGAGACAATGTTCTATATTTCTATCAAATTGTATGA